CCACGCCGCCGGCGATGCCCGCCTGCGGGTTCGGCTTGGTGTGCCGCTTGACCAGGTTCACGTTGGCGACGACCACGCGGTCGCCATCAACGCGAATGACCTCGCCCTGCTTGCCCTTGTCCTTGCCGGTGGTGACCACGACCTGGTCACCCTTCTTGATACGGTTTGCCATGTCTGCTTCCTCCGCTCAGAGCACTTCAGGCGCGAGCGAGACGATCTTCATGAACTTCTCGGAACGCAGCTCACGGGTCACCGGTCCGAAGATACGGGTACCGATCGGCTCCTGCTTGTTGTTCAGCAGGACGGCGGCGTTGCCGTCGAAGCGGATCAGCGAGCCGTCGGGACGACGGACGCCCTTGCGGGTACGGACCACGACGGCGTCGTAGACCTCGCCCTTCTTGACCTTGCCACGCGGGATCGCGTCCTTGACGGTCACCTTGATGATGTCACCGATGCCGGCGTAACGGCGCTTCGAGCCGCCCAGCACCTTGATGCACATCAGTTCCTTGGCGCCGGAGTTGTCGGCGGCGTCAAGGTAGCTCTGCATCTGGATCATGATTCAGATCTCCCTTATTCGGCCGCGCGGGTGACGACTTCAACCACGCGCCAGTTCTTGGTCTTGGACATCGGTGCGATCTCGGTCACGCGCACCACGTCGCCCTCGTTGCAGCTGTTGTCGGCATCGTGGGCGTGGAGCTTGGTCGAGCGCTTGATGTACTTGCCGTACAGCGCGTGCTTGACCTGGCGCTCGACCAGGACGGTAACCGTCTTGTCCATCTTGTTGCTGATCACGCGGCCTTCGACCGTGCGCAGCGGCTTGTTGTTGTTCTCGCTCATCGCTGCGATCCCTTACTTGTTGGCGCCGAGCAGGGTCTTGACACGAGCGATCTCGCGGCGCACCCGGCGGGTTTCGTGGGTCTTCGTCAGCTGGCCGGTCGCCCGCTGCATGCGCAGGGAGAACTGCTCCTTGCGCAGGTCAAGCAGGTGAGCCTTCAGTTCGTCGGCCGACTTTTCACGGAGTTCGTTGATCGTAGCCATTAGCGCACCGTGCGGGTCACGAAGGTGGTGGTGACCGAGAGCTTGGCGGCCGCCAGGCGGAACGCCTCGCGCGCCTGCTCCTCCGACACACCCTCGATTTCATAGATCATGCGGCCCGGCTGGATCTGGGCCACCCAGTACTCGACGCTACCCTTACCGGAGCCCATGCGGACCTCGATGGGCTTCTGGGTGATCGGCTTGTCCGGGAACACGCGGATCCACATCTTGCCGCCGCGCTTGACGTAGCGGCTGATCGTGCGGCGGGCCGCCTCGATCTGGCGCGCGGTCAGGCGACCGTGGGCGGTGGCCTTCAGGCCGTACTCGCCGAAGGAAACGGCGTTGGCGCTCCAGCTCAGGCCGTCGTTACGACCCTTGTGCTGCTTGCGGTACTTGGTTCGCTTGGGTTGCAACATCGCCGTTACCTCGCTTCACGTGCCGGACGGGAGGGACGCTCGCGGTCGCCACGCTCGCCGCGGGGGCTGCTGGCTTCTTCCTGCTTCTCCTGACCAACCTGGGCGAAGTCGAAGATCTCGCCCTTGTAGACCCATACCTTGATGCCGATCACGCCGTAGGTGGTGTGAGCCTCGGCAAACCCGTAGTCGATGTCCGCGCGCAGGGTATGCAGCGGCACGCGGCCTTCGCGGTACCACTCCGAACGGGCGATCTCGGCGCCGTTCAGGCGGCCGGCGACGTTGACCTTGATGCCCAGGGCGCCGAGGCGCATCGCGTTGCCCACGGCGCGCTTCATCGCGCGGCGGAACATGATGCGGCGCTCAAGCTGCTGCGCGATGGACTCGGCGACCAGCTGCGCGTCCAGCTCGGGCTTGCGCACCTCGCTGACGTTGATGTGCGCCGGGACGCCCATCATCTCGCTGACTTCCTTGCGCAGCTTCTCGATGTCCTCACCGCGCTTGCCGATCACCACGCCCGGGCGGGCGGTGTGGATGGTGACGCGGGCGGTCTTGGCCGGGCGCTCGATCAGGATGCGGCTGATGCCGGCCTGGGCCAGCTTCTTGCGCAGCATCTTGCGGACCTTGAGGTCGGCAGCCAGG
This genomic interval from Pseudoxanthomonas suwonensis 11-1 contains the following:
- the rplX gene encoding 50S ribosomal protein L24, whose translation is MANRIKKGDQVVVTTGKDKGKQGEVIRVDGDRVVVANVNLVKRHTKPNPQAGIAGGVVERESSIHISNVMPLNPATGKGERIGYKVLEDGRKLRVFRSSGEALDA
- the rplN gene encoding 50S ribosomal protein L14, whose protein sequence is MIQMQSYLDAADNSGAKELMCIKVLGGSKRRYAGIGDIIKVTVKDAIPRGKVKKGEVYDAVVVRTRKGVRRPDGSLIRFDGNAAVLLNNKQEPIGTRIFGPVTRELRSEKFMKIVSLAPEVL
- the rpsQ gene encoding 30S ribosomal protein S17; this translates as MSENNNKPLRTVEGRVISNKMDKTVTVLVERQVKHALYGKYIKRSTKLHAHDADNSCNEGDVVRVTEIAPMSKTKNWRVVEVVTRAAE
- the rpmC gene encoding 50S ribosomal protein L29, whose product is MATINELREKSADELKAHLLDLRKEQFSLRMQRATGQLTKTHETRRVRREIARVKTLLGANK
- the rplP gene encoding 50S ribosomal protein L16 is translated as MLQPKRTKYRKQHKGRNDGLSWSANAVSFGEYGLKATAHGRLTARQIEAARRTISRYVKRGGKMWIRVFPDKPITQKPIEVRMGSGKGSVEYWVAQIQPGRMIYEIEGVSEEQAREAFRLAAAKLSVTTTFVTRTVR
- the rpsC gene encoding 30S ribosomal protein S3 — its product is MGHKVHPTGIRLGIAKDWNSKWYAGKGEYADYLAADLKVRKMLRKKLAQAGISRILIERPAKTARVTIHTARPGVVIGKRGEDIEKLRKEVSEMMGVPAHINVSEVRKPELDAQLVAESIAQQLERRIMFRRAMKRAVGNAMRLGALGIKVNVAGRLNGAEIARSEWYREGRVPLHTLRADIDYGFAEAHTTYGVIGIKVWVYKGEIFDFAQVGQEKQEEASSPRGERGDRERPSRPAREAR